The nucleotide window GCATTCCATGCTTGCTCTCCAGCTTTGTTGCCAGCTTTTTTGCAGGTACAACAGTTGGCATTGCAATTTTCATGTTTCAAGTCACAATAACAAGGGAAAGGAGCCACATCTACCACGGTGGCCTGCTTTATTGTTGTCTTGTAATGTTAGCAGTCTTGCTTGTGATTGGCTGTTTTATCCATGACAGCTACACAGTCCAAGCCATCCTAAAGGTAAGCAGTTGTATGCATACAATGCGACCACACTCATCCTATAAAACAGTTcccatattaataaataattacttttgCCTCGAACTTAAACTTCATATGTATACATACAATAtgataagtcattttaaactcaCTGACTCTAGCTCTAAACTCGCCTCTGTATAATGAATGAAtaatatgactgacttgatgaTGAATACTGCTTGTTGTAGGGAACCGCTGCGGTGATATTGTTCCTGGGGTACTTTGTGGTATATAGCCAAGAGATACTGTATGATGTTAGCTTTGGAGATATTGACTTTATCAATCGCGCACTCACTGTCTTCTTCAATTTACCGGCTATAGTGCTCCATGCTGCAAGAGTATGCCTTCCCTTTGGTGCAAAAGTTGATCAAAATGCAGATTAGGAACTGTAAATGATGAAGAAGTATTCCTTTGTGGCTACATTTTAGTCATTGAATTTGGAATAGCCAAGTGTTTTGAATATTTCTAGGC belongs to Solanum stenotomum isolate F172 chromosome 1, ASM1918654v1, whole genome shotgun sequence and includes:
- the LOC125848850 gene encoding bax inhibitor 1-like, giving the protein MKFSELKLHAMNAVKSYFNRNWGREDLMKSGKVNQETLDILNAVYFTFFNVMFCSTIGSYLHLFWEVGGLFTVLCSVSSLLWFYFTPPWRLNQRRSLLMIYAFSFGASVGLLTKYLFEMHQNFVASFFAGTTVGIAIFMFQVTITRERSHIYHGGLLYCCLVMLAVLLVIGCFIHDSYTVQAILKGTAAVILFLGYFVVYSQEILYDVSFGDIDFINRALTVFFNLPAIVLHAARVCLPFGAKVDQNAD